One region of Candidatus Neomarinimicrobiota bacterium genomic DNA includes:
- a CDS encoding uroporphyrinogen decarboxylase family protein: MSYQRAARFEANFENLLLVLKGRVPTRPTLFEFGVNDRVIGNLSGEPTEDTSSRIAPFSRLIKAFLNGGYDYATISAWRTKTLDFPKSETAEKASHSLNSGSMISDSESFEKYAWPDPERGDYDLYYDLKVVLPEGMKLIASGNGGLLENVIDLVGFENISMMSMLNEALTTKIFDAVGARLLRFYEIVAPIETIGACIVNDDWGFKNQTMFSPDMLKRWVFPWHKKMVEAIHKAGKPAILHSCGQLEAVMDDVIYDLKYDAKHSFEDQITPIETAYDLWHDRIALLGGIDMDFLARSTPDKIIQRSKEMLEIGMERGGYALGSGNSIPDYIPDDNYLAMISTVNLI, from the coding sequence ATGTCATATCAGCGAGCAGCCCGATTCGAAGCAAATTTTGAAAATTTACTTCTGGTATTGAAAGGCAGGGTTCCAACAAGACCAACGTTATTTGAGTTTGGCGTCAATGATCGAGTAATTGGAAATTTAAGTGGTGAACCTACCGAGGATACATCCTCCAGGATCGCGCCTTTCAGCAGACTGATCAAAGCCTTTCTCAATGGTGGATATGACTATGCTACCATATCAGCCTGGCGTACCAAAACACTTGATTTCCCAAAATCAGAAACTGCTGAAAAAGCAAGTCACTCATTAAATTCAGGAAGCATGATCAGTGATAGTGAAAGCTTTGAAAAGTATGCCTGGCCAGACCCGGAACGGGGTGATTATGATCTGTATTATGATCTGAAAGTCGTGCTACCGGAGGGGATGAAGCTAATTGCCAGTGGGAATGGTGGCCTGCTTGAAAATGTGATCGATCTGGTGGGCTTTGAAAATATCAGCATGATGTCCATGTTGAATGAAGCGTTAACCACCAAAATATTTGATGCAGTTGGGGCAAGATTACTGCGCTTTTATGAAATAGTAGCTCCGATCGAAACCATTGGAGCCTGCATCGTGAATGATGACTGGGGTTTTAAGAACCAAACCATGTTTTCACCAGATATGCTAAAACGATGGGTTTTCCCCTGGCATAAAAAAATGGTGGAAGCGATCCATAAGGCGGGGAAACCAGCCATATTGCATTCCTGTGGTCAACTCGAAGCAGTGATGGATGATGTAATCTATGACTTGAAATATGATGCGAAGCATTCATTTGAAGATCAGATCACACCTATTGAGACAGCTTACGATCTATGGCATGATCGAATTGCCCTGCTTGGTGGAATTGACATGGATTTCCTGGCCCGTAGCACTCCGGATAAGATCATTCAACGATCAAAAGAGATGCTTGAGATCGGAATGGAACGAGGTGGTTATGCCCTGGGTTCGGGGAATAGTATTCCGGACTATATCCCGGATGACAATTATCTGGCTATGATATCCACTGTGAATTTGATCTGA
- a CDS encoding AraC family transcriptional regulator yields MRARQEKITYPVQNSFKILKYAVPFFDMDFHCHSEYELVYITKGSGIRYIGNSIHKFQSGDMVLIGPDLAHIWITPEKYRQDQKTLKVEAIVLQFSRDLFSSMINTPEFLLISNLLSNTEAGLKVTDKGRDTVKIILERMLQCDGLQRFLLLLKVLDTLSRAEDLILLNSLELVRELHQTDKRINAVHYFVMTCYAQKISSKDAASIANMEQSAFCRFFKLKTKKTFTQFLNETRIDQVCQLLLEKKQPITQVAYKCGFNNMTNFYKQFKTYTKTTPLAFQKD; encoded by the coding sequence ATGAGAGCAAGACAAGAGAAGATCACTTACCCAGTACAAAATTCTTTCAAGATCTTAAAATACGCTGTTCCATTTTTTGACATGGATTTCCACTGTCATTCAGAATATGAATTGGTCTATATCACCAAAGGATCAGGCATCCGCTATATTGGAAACTCCATTCATAAATTTCAAAGTGGCGACATGGTACTTATAGGACCTGATCTAGCCCATATCTGGATAACCCCGGAAAAATACCGTCAGGATCAAAAAACCCTGAAAGTTGAGGCGATCGTTCTGCAATTTTCCAGGGATCTTTTTAGCTCGATGATCAATACACCTGAATTTCTATTGATAAGCAATTTACTATCTAATACAGAAGCAGGATTGAAGGTCACTGATAAAGGTCGGGATACGGTAAAAATAATTTTGGAAAGAATGCTGCAATGTGATGGACTCCAGCGATTTTTGCTGTTGCTTAAGGTGCTGGACACTTTATCTCGGGCTGAAGATCTGATTTTACTGAACTCATTGGAACTTGTTCGGGAATTGCATCAAACAGATAAACGGATCAACGCCGTTCATTATTTTGTCATGACCTGTTATGCTCAAAAGATCAGCAGCAAAGATGCAGCCTCGATCGCCAACATGGAGCAGTCTGCTTTTTGTCGATTTTTCAAGTTGAAAACCAAAAAAACATTTACCCAGTTTTTGAATGAAACACGAATAGACCAGGTCTGCCAACTTCTTTTAGAAAAAAAGCAACCCATAACACAAGTAGCCTATAAATGCGGTTTTAACAATATGACGAACTTCTATAAGCAGTTTAAAACATATACAAAGACCACACCACTGGCCTTTCAAAAGGATTAG
- a CDS encoding acyl-CoA dehydrogenase, whose amino-acid sequence MLFNPAKYNIEHADQRFQEIVKKTIDFFETKGLEKVKDDDKHRIWYADFLAFVKEEKIFATLLRPTEYGDEDSRWDTWRIAHYSEILGFYGLAYWYTWQVSILGLGPIWMTKNEHLKQLAGQQLEDGEVFAFGLSEKEHGADIYSTEMSLTPLEDGTYLANGSKYYIGNGNVAKMVSTFGKMTDSGDYVAFVANYQHANYECVKNIVSSQSYVAEYALNDYPISEQDILVKGQAAWDTVLNTVNIGKYNLGWASIGMSTHAFYEAINHASQRSLYKMVVTDFPHVKQMFVDAYSRLVAMKLFALRAADYMRVASPDDRRYLLYNPVVKMKVTTQGEEVINLLWDVIAAKGFEKDTFFEMAARDIRALPKLEGTVHVNVALILKFMANYFFKPAEFPEVTTQSQMAHDDFLFDQGATRGLGKIKFHDYRVAYDSVDLPNAKLFKKQIRLLKLFLLMAKPGQDQRKDIDFLLALGELFTLVVYGQLVIENARIYDIEDNLLDQIFDFMVRDFSKYALQLYSKTSSTSRQMRLCTMMIKKPVVDRVRFDQIWIKHVYALKDQYSMSD is encoded by the coding sequence ATGCTATTTAATCCTGCGAAATACAATATCGAACATGCTGATCAACGATTTCAGGAGATTGTCAAAAAGACTATCGATTTTTTTGAAACCAAAGGGTTGGAAAAGGTTAAAGATGATGATAAGCATCGAATCTGGTATGCTGATTTTCTGGCGTTTGTAAAAGAGGAAAAAATCTTTGCAACCCTCCTCAGACCCACCGAATATGGTGATGAGGATAGTCGTTGGGATACCTGGCGGATTGCCCATTATAGTGAAATTTTAGGGTTCTACGGACTGGCCTACTGGTACACCTGGCAAGTGTCAATTCTGGGTCTAGGGCCAATCTGGATGACCAAAAATGAACATTTAAAGCAACTCGCCGGGCAGCAATTGGAAGACGGTGAAGTCTTTGCCTTTGGCTTATCCGAAAAGGAACATGGGGCAGATATTTACTCCACAGAAATGTCTTTAACGCCCCTGGAGGATGGAACCTATTTAGCTAACGGTTCTAAGTACTATATCGGAAATGGCAATGTAGCCAAGATGGTTTCCACTTTTGGGAAAATGACAGATTCCGGAGACTATGTTGCCTTTGTTGCAAATTACCAGCATGCAAACTATGAATGTGTAAAAAACATTGTCTCCAGTCAGAGTTATGTGGCAGAATATGCCTTAAATGACTATCCCATTTCGGAGCAGGATATTCTGGTCAAGGGCCAGGCAGCCTGGGACACCGTTCTGAACACTGTAAATATTGGGAAATACAACCTGGGATGGGCCTCAATCGGCATGTCAACCCATGCCTTTTACGAAGCCATCAATCATGCTTCACAACGCAGCCTGTACAAAATGGTTGTGACAGATTTCCCCCATGTGAAGCAGATGTTTGTTGATGCTTATTCACGGTTAGTTGCGATGAAGCTTTTCGCGCTGAGAGCAGCTGATTATATGCGCGTAGCCTCTCCAGATGATCGTCGGTATTTGTTGTATAATCCGGTCGTTAAGATGAAAGTCACAACCCAGGGAGAGGAGGTTATTAACCTGTTGTGGGATGTGATCGCAGCCAAGGGTTTTGAGAAGGACACCTTTTTTGAGATGGCAGCCCGGGACATCAGGGCACTTCCTAAATTGGAGGGGACGGTTCATGTTAATGTGGCACTTATCCTCAAATTTATGGCAAATTATTTTTTCAAGCCGGCTGAATTTCCAGAGGTGACCACTCAATCTCAGATGGCTCATGATGATTTTCTTTTTGATCAGGGTGCCACCCGGGGTTTGGGAAAGATCAAATTTCATGATTATCGAGTGGCTTACGACAGTGTGGATCTTCCAAATGCAAAGCTGTTTAAAAAACAAATCAGACTACTAAAACTATTCCTGCTTATGGCAAAACCAGGCCAGGATCAACGCAAAGATATTGATTTTCTGCTGGCTCTGGGAGAATTGTTCACGCTGGTCGTATATGGACAACTCGTGATTGAAAATGCCAGGATCTATGATATTGAGGATAATCTGCTGGATCAGATATTTGATTTTATGGTACGAGATTTTTCCAAATATGCACTGCAACTCTATTCAAAGACCAGTTCGACCAGTAGACAAATGAGATTGTGCACCATGATGATCAAGAAACCAGTGGTGGACAGAGTCCGATTTGACCAGATTTGGATCAAGCATGTATACGCGCTCAAAGATCAGTATTCAATGAGTGACTGA